One window of Triticum dicoccoides isolate Atlit2015 ecotype Zavitan chromosome 5A, WEW_v2.0, whole genome shotgun sequence genomic DNA carries:
- the LOC119297264 gene encoding cytochrome P450 94B3-like — protein sequence MLLLLLLLLLVPAILLYISHRIVRPTLTLAKKKKPSSHGLRSHPLLGHLHAFLKNRHRFLDGSTELIVGSPERRMGFWIPGRPGPALIPGMITCFITGNPADVEHVLRTNFANYPKGDSTIPVMADFLGHGIFNSDGEQWLWQRKSASREFTTHSLRGFVIDSVQSEVRNRLLPLLRRAAAGGGHMVLDMQDVLERFAFDTVCMISFGHDPCSLADDGVLPDGKSDFMRAFVEAQDLTVKRWLEVTWKIKRWLDIGKERRLRKAIADVHRFAMDIVRTRRQSSSGNNRDDLLSRLVASGDHGDEALRDIILSFLLAGREMTSSALTWFFWLVSSRPDVVARIADEVRSVRSTTGTRPGDPFTFDALRSMLYLHAVLTESMRLYPPVAIDSSETCAADDTLPDGTHVGAGWSITYSAYAMGRLATIWGTDCAEFKPERWLDDHGAFRPVSPFLYAVFHAGPRTCLGKEMAYVQMKSIVAGVLEEFVVDVTGSGVPEHALSTTLRMKGGLPVQISTRLEV from the exons atgctcctgctcctgctcctgctcctgctggTTCCTGCCATACTACTCTACATTTCCCACCGCATCGTGCGGCCTACTCTGACTctggcaaagaagaagaagccgagCAGCCATGGCCTCCGGAGCCACCCGCTGCTTGGCCATCTCCACGCGTTCCTCAAGAACCGCCACCGCTTCCTCGACGGGTCGACCGAGCTCATCGTCGGCAGCCCGGAGCGGAGGATGGGCTTCTGGATTCCCGGCAGGCCCG GACCGGCCCTGATTCCCGGGATGATCACCTGCTTCATCACCGGCAACCCGGCCGACGTCGAGCACGTCCTGCGCACCAACTTCGCCAACTACCCCAAGGGCGACAGCACCATCCCCGTCATGGCCGACTTCCTCGGCCACGGCATCTTCAACTCCGACGGGGAGCAGTGGCTCTGGCAGCGCAAGAGCGCCAGCCGTGAGTTCACCACGCACTCGCTCCGGGGTTTCGTCATTGATTCCGTGCAGTCCGAGGTCAGAAACAGGCTTCTGCCCTTGCTGCgacgcgcggcggccggcggcggccacATGGTTCTCGACATGCAGGACGTGCTCGAGCGCTTCGCGTTCGACACCGTCTGCATGATCTCCTTCGGCCACGACCCGTGCTCCCTCGCCGACGACGGGGTCTTGCCAGACGGCAAGTCAGACTTCATGCGCGCCTTCGTCGAGGCGCAGGACCTCACCGTTAAACGCTGGCTCGAGGTCACCTGGAAGATCAAGAGGTGGCTCGACATCGGCAAAGAGCGCCGCCTGAGGAAGGCCATCGCCGATGTACACCGGTTCGCCATGGACATCGTCCGCACCCGCCGTCAAAGCTCGTCTGGGAATAACAGAGATGACCTTCTCTCAAGGCTCGTGGCGAGCGGCGACCACGGCGATGAGGCGCTCCGGGACATCATCCTCAGTTTCCTGCTAGCCGGCCGCGAGATGACGTCCTCGGCTCTGACGTGGTTCTTCTGGCTCGTCTCTTCCCGGCCGGACGTTGTCGCGCGCATCGCCGACGAGGTCCGCTCGGTTCGGTCCACAACGGGCACCCGCCCTGGCGATCCGTTCACGTTTGACGCGCTCCGGAGCATGCTGTACCTGCACGCCGTGCTCACCGAGTCGATGAGGCTCTACCCACCGGTGGCGATCGACTCCTCCGAGACATGTGCGGCGGATGACACGCTCCCCGATGGCACGCACGTCGGTGCAGGATGGTCCATCACATACAGCGCGTACGCCATGGGGCGGCTCGCCACGATATGGGGCACGGACTGCGCCGAGTTCAAGCCCGAGCGGTGGCTCGACGACCATGGGGCTTTCCGGCCGGTGAGCCCATTCCTATACGCGGTGTTCCACGCCGGACCCAGGACGTGCCTTGGGAAGGAGATGGCATACGTGCAGATGAAGTCCATTGTCGCCGGTGTTCTCGAAGAATTCGTGGTCGACGTCACCGGCAGCGGCGTGCCGGAGCACGCGCTTTCGACAACCCTGAGGATGAAGGGTGGCTTGCCTGTCCAAATAAGCACAAGGCTGGAAGTCTAG